In Pseudobacter ginsenosidimutans, the following are encoded in one genomic region:
- a CDS encoding acyl-CoA desaturase, with translation MWILIFFIVIWYSSLFCQTFFQHRYAAHRAFRMNKFWERVFFIFTYITQGSSYMSPRTYGILHRMHHAYTDTEKDPHSPEFSKNVFQMMLRTRNIYNKIHKGKVQVEERFTHNLPEWLAFDKIASSPLSRILWSVAYLALFLLLSPTLWWLLLLPVVITMGAFHGAIINWYAHKYGYTNFKLKNTSQNLLVVDVLMLGESYHNNHHKNPNSINFGKRWHELDPVYPLIRFLAWCRIIKLRNQPQE, from the coding sequence ATGTGGATACTGATCTTTTTTATCGTTATTTGGTACTCTTCACTTTTCTGCCAGACATTCTTTCAACACAGATACGCCGCTCACCGGGCATTCAGGATGAATAAATTCTGGGAACGCGTGTTTTTCATTTTTACATATATCACGCAAGGTTCTTCTTATATGAGCCCAAGAACGTATGGCATTCTGCATCGCATGCACCATGCGTATACAGACACAGAAAAGGACCCGCATTCTCCGGAATTCTCAAAGAATGTATTTCAAATGATGTTGCGCACACGTAATATCTACAATAAGATACATAAGGGAAAAGTGCAGGTGGAAGAAAGATTTACCCATAATCTGCCGGAGTGGTTGGCCTTCGACAAGATTGCCAGTTCTCCATTGTCGCGCATTTTGTGGTCCGTGGCCTACCTGGCATTATTTCTATTATTATCGCCCACTTTATGGTGGTTATTGTTATTGCCAGTTGTGATCACCATGGGTGCTTTTCACGGAGCCATCATCAACTGGTATGCCCACAAATATGGTTATACGAATTTCAAATTGAAGAATACCTCTCAGAACCTGCTGGTAGTGGATGTATTGATGCTGGGAGAATCTTATCACAACAATCACCACAAGAATCCCAATTCCATCAATTTCGGAAAACGCTGGCATGAACTGGATCCGGTTTATCCTTTAATAAGATTCCTGGCCTGGTGCAGGATCATCAAGCTCAGGAATCAGCCACAGGAGTAA
- a CDS encoding RNA polymerase sigma factor, with protein MLTAESYNHKHLLERIARSDQQAFTELFHFYRNRAYTYSLALVQSSELAEEIVQEVFLQLWIKREQLPSIDNIGAYLNTMVKHRAFRTLKNIARYNSVLHESDQSEWHFSQQLQELVQQKEFATIIKEAIAVLPPQQKQAWLLNREQQLPRMKVAEIMGLSPETVKVHLAHAMRSVKAYCQARIEFAIILLLLLEK; from the coding sequence TTGTTAACCGCTGAATCATACAACCACAAGCACCTGCTGGAACGGATAGCCCGTTCAGATCAACAGGCATTCACTGAATTATTCCATTTTTACCGGAACCGGGCTTACACTTATTCACTGGCGCTTGTTCAATCCTCGGAACTTGCCGAAGAAATAGTTCAGGAGGTTTTTCTCCAGCTCTGGATCAAAAGAGAACAGCTGCCTTCCATCGATAATATCGGAGCCTACCTGAATACGATGGTCAAACACAGGGCATTCAGGACATTGAAAAATATTGCGCGCTACAACAGTGTTCTCCATGAATCCGATCAGTCCGAATGGCATTTCAGCCAGCAGTTGCAGGAACTGGTGCAACAGAAAGAGTTTGCCACCATCATCAAAGAAGCGATTGCCGTTTTGCCTCCCCAGCAAAAGCAGGCCTGGCTGCTGAACCGGGAGCAACAGCTTCCCCGGATGAAAGTGGCCGAGATCATGGGCCTTTCGCCTGAGACAGTGAAAGTGCATCTTGCCCACGCGATGCGGTCTGTGAAAGCTTATTGCCAGGCGCGTATCGAGTTTGCCATCATCCTTCTTCTCCTCCTCGAAAAATAA
- a CDS encoding FecR family protein — MDQHTPSIEWLLGRFFNGTATGSERAALFELLQRPENDAILKQWIEKVEPAKLEEQSFPEGTADAMLQAIFRAGAGPALLQKEEPVVRKIRPLWRWYAAAMVLVLLGAGLWFFWIPEQKNGNGKTASTEKSKQSLQPIQPGTDKAVLILDNGREVELDNKGNQLVDAGSGASVSRNNAMLDYTDLHRTGKLEMPVTYHTLSTPKGGQYQLTLSDGSRVWLNAASAIRFPVSFAATREIEVQGEVYIEVQQDKNKPFIVRTNEAVVQVLGTSININAYTNEEASAVTLVNGSVRVQKGNTQIAGGVVLKPGQQALLYPGLQNRQIQVKAVDVQQQIAWKNGQFSFKSTDIAALMRQMERWYNVDVVYPKGIPADRFTGNIPRSVNLNQFLEILRYSDIKATVEGNSVIIKP; from the coding sequence ATGGATCAACACACACCATCGATAGAGTGGTTACTGGGCAGGTTTTTCAATGGAACTGCAACCGGATCTGAGCGTGCGGCGCTCTTTGAACTGTTGCAGCGTCCGGAGAACGACGCCATCCTGAAACAATGGATCGAAAAAGTGGAGCCTGCAAAACTGGAGGAGCAGTCGTTCCCTGAAGGAACGGCCGATGCAATGCTGCAGGCCATCTTTCGGGCCGGCGCAGGGCCTGCGTTATTACAGAAGGAAGAACCTGTAGTAAGGAAGATCAGGCCGCTATGGCGCTGGTATGCGGCGGCAATGGTGCTGGTATTGCTTGGAGCAGGTTTATGGTTTTTCTGGATTCCCGAACAGAAAAACGGAAATGGCAAAACAGCTTCAACAGAAAAAAGCAAACAGTCATTACAACCGATCCAGCCGGGTACGGACAAAGCAGTGCTGATCCTGGATAATGGAAGGGAAGTGGAGCTGGACAATAAGGGCAATCAATTGGTGGATGCAGGTTCCGGCGCCAGTGTATCCCGTAATAACGCGATGCTGGATTATACAGACCTGCACAGAACAGGAAAACTGGAAATGCCGGTTACATATCATACCCTGTCAACCCCCAAAGGCGGTCAATACCAGTTAACCTTATCCGATGGCTCACGCGTATGGCTGAATGCCGCCAGTGCAATCCGCTTCCCTGTGAGTTTTGCTGCAACAAGGGAAATAGAAGTGCAGGGCGAAGTGTATATCGAAGTGCAGCAGGATAAGAACAAACCCTTTATCGTCCGTACCAATGAAGCTGTGGTGCAGGTTTTGGGAACCAGTATCAACATCAATGCCTATACGAACGAAGAGGCATCGGCTGTAACACTGGTGAACGGATCGGTAAGAGTTCAGAAAGGAAATACACAGATCGCAGGTGGTGTTGTATTGAAGCCCGGGCAACAGGCGTTGCTGTATCCCGGATTGCAGAACAGGCAGATCCAGGTGAAAGCCGTGGATGTACAACAACAGATCGCCTGGAAAAATGGACAATTCAGTTTCAAGAGCACAGATATAGCTGCCCTGATGCGGCAGATGGAACGTTGGTACAATGTTGATGTGGTGTATCCGAAAGGCATTCCCGCCGACAGGTTCACCGGTAACATACCCCGGTCCGTAAACCTTAACCAGTTCCTCGAGATTCTCCGGTATAGCGACATAAAAGCTACAGTGGAAGGCAATTCAGTAATCATTAAACCTTAA
- a CDS encoding short-chain dehydrogenase — MTNTQIDSFIQKIEFDRQAVKVSFKSRDPFIGFFVNTRDYDDLKGKNFWRIISQSNIKNYLSSGDANLSRIFSGFEITKLKVVESIG; from the coding sequence ATGACAAATACACAGATCGATTCCTTTATCCAAAAGATTGAATTCGACCGTCAGGCGGTTAAGGTAAGTTTTAAGTCGAGGGATCCATTCATTGGTTTCTTTGTGAACACAAGGGATTATGATGATCTGAAGGGAAAGAATTTCTGGCGTATAATCAGTCAGAGTAATATCAAGAACTATTTGTCTTCCGGCGATGCCAATCTATCCCGCATTTTCAGCGGTTTCGAGATCACCAAACTCAAGGTGGTTGAATCGATAGGATAA
- a CDS encoding T9SS type A sorting domain-containing protein, which yields MKKTSTFFSGLLLAIFSLFYTAIATAQTPLVYLENGKLVYTPYANQGQTETVNRVPDFSHSGYRGGGVSLPVLPVVETVSPAEGDCRALIQAAIDRVAALTPDANGFRGAILLKRGLYLVEGPLYIRSSGVVLRGEGNGVDGTVLNATQKSQHTLIILQGSGSGYGEVAGTKARITTSYVPAGVSSFDVAAGHSFTPGDKVVIQRTPNEDWITLLDVAQYGWVASGYKTTFERTITAVNGNTITVDIPVMDPMETRYGGGEVYKSNIVGRISNSGIENMRLESDFEGDSDENHGWNGIQLNRAENCWVRDVIVKYFGYAAVNLSNMSRFNTVQDCAMIDPKSVTTGSRKYSFNLEGNATSNFFQRCFTWGGRHDYVSGSKVPGPNVFLDCVSENTQADIGPHHRWATGQLYDNVYGGQIRVQNRKDMGSGHAWAGAQIMFWNCFSTKSDIKVESPAAARNWGVGCIGNTKNGNGYWESWGTHVLPRSLYLQQLEDRLGAAAVQNIATPEQLSNTLRAALRARITQILNEPKVYIPETPGGNTGAFDITDNGGVLTAQFVSNRPLENFPNIIDNDINTKYYQNGKKTLWVQYRSSVPAIVTRYTITSANDVEERDPKDWTLLGSNNGTTWTTLDSRADEDFPTRLLTRSFEISNTQAFTYYRLNILINGNNNNTQFAEWELWQRKTQAITFGELPELTYGDDPAELTVSANSGLPVTLEVISGNATVNEEGVLTILGAGNITIRATQAGDTNYFPAPAVEKTIPVAKAAQQISFPAIANQLRTSILQPAASASSGLPVGYHVASGPATVNGNSISFNGEGEVVLKAFQQGNENYLAADTVEQRFIVYGTENKTENFRLVIAPNPTRGPLTVLILNRKWDARYTFRLCDHAGRVISSCIIAGNNVASVAHFNLSGQPNGMYYLYATNGQEQIVRIIIKQ from the coding sequence ATGAAGAAAACTTCTACATTTTTCAGCGGGCTTTTGCTCGCTATCTTCTCATTATTCTACACAGCTATCGCTACCGCGCAAACGCCGCTGGTATATCTGGAAAATGGAAAACTGGTTTACACGCCTTATGCCAACCAGGGACAAACAGAAACGGTAAACCGCGTGCCTGATTTTTCGCATTCGGGTTACAGGGGAGGCGGTGTGTCTCTTCCAGTATTGCCGGTTGTTGAAACAGTAAGCCCTGCTGAAGGCGATTGCCGCGCACTGATACAGGCTGCCATCGATCGTGTAGCTGCATTGACGCCGGATGCCAATGGATTCCGTGGCGCCATCCTGCTGAAGAGAGGGCTCTACCTGGTGGAAGGGCCCCTGTATATCCGGAGCTCTGGAGTGGTGCTGCGTGGCGAAGGAAATGGTGTTGACGGAACGGTTTTGAATGCCACACAAAAATCCCAGCATACGCTGATCATTTTGCAGGGGAGCGGTAGTGGTTATGGTGAGGTTGCCGGCACAAAAGCGCGTATCACTACCAGTTATGTTCCTGCTGGTGTCAGCAGTTTTGATGTTGCTGCCGGGCATTCGTTTACGCCAGGCGACAAAGTGGTGATCCAGCGCACACCCAATGAAGACTGGATCACATTGCTGGATGTTGCGCAATACGGCTGGGTGGCTTCAGGATACAAGACCACTTTCGAACGCACCATCACTGCCGTGAATGGCAATACCATTACAGTGGATATTCCGGTAATGGACCCGATGGAAACCCGTTATGGTGGAGGAGAAGTATACAAATCGAATATCGTTGGGCGTATTTCCAACAGCGGTATCGAGAACATGCGCCTTGAATCCGACTTCGAAGGTGATAGTGATGAAAACCACGGATGGAACGGCATTCAGTTGAACAGGGCAGAGAACTGCTGGGTGCGTGATGTGATAGTGAAGTATTTCGGATATGCTGCGGTCAACCTGTCCAATATGAGCCGCTTCAATACGGTACAGGATTGTGCGATGATAGATCCGAAATCCGTGACCACCGGCAGCAGGAAATATTCTTTCAATCTGGAAGGCAATGCTACTTCCAATTTCTTCCAGCGTTGTTTCACCTGGGGAGGCCGCCACGATTATGTAAGCGGATCGAAAGTACCCGGACCGAATGTATTCCTCGATTGTGTGTCGGAGAATACACAGGCAGACATCGGTCCACATCACCGTTGGGCAACCGGACAATTATACGATAATGTTTATGGCGGACAGATACGCGTTCAGAACAGGAAAGACATGGGCAGCGGTCATGCATGGGCAGGCGCACAGATCATGTTCTGGAATTGTTTTTCTACAAAAAGCGATATAAAAGTGGAAAGTCCTGCAGCCGCCAGGAACTGGGGCGTGGGCTGTATCGGTAATACGAAAAATGGAAATGGATACTGGGAAAGCTGGGGTACTCATGTGCTGCCCCGGAGCCTTTACCTGCAACAACTGGAAGACCGGCTGGGCGCCGCTGCTGTTCAGAACATCGCAACGCCCGAACAACTCAGCAATACACTGCGCGCTGCTTTGCGCGCACGCATTACGCAGATCCTGAATGAGCCCAAAGTGTACATCCCTGAAACGCCCGGAGGCAATACCGGAGCATTCGATATTACAGATAATGGTGGTGTGCTCACTGCGCAATTTGTAAGTAACCGCCCGCTCGAAAACTTTCCCAATATCATCGATAACGATATCAATACAAAGTACTACCAGAACGGAAAGAAAACATTGTGGGTGCAGTATCGCTCCTCTGTACCCGCCATCGTTACCCGCTATACCATCACATCCGCCAACGATGTGGAAGAGCGCGATCCCAAAGACTGGACCCTGCTGGGCTCCAATAACGGTACCACCTGGACTACCCTGGACTCCCGGGCAGATGAGGACTTCCCAACGCGGCTGCTCACACGAAGTTTCGAGATCAGCAATACACAGGCCTTCACTTATTACAGGCTCAATATTCTCATCAACGGTAACAACAACAATACCCAGTTTGCGGAATGGGAGCTATGGCAAAGGAAAACACAGGCCATCACATTTGGCGAATTACCTGAGCTCACTTATGGCGATGATCCTGCAGAGCTCACGGTGAGTGCAAATTCCGGCCTTCCCGTAACACTGGAAGTAATTTCCGGTAATGCCACCGTAAATGAAGAAGGCGTATTGACCATTCTGGGGGCAGGCAATATCACTATCCGTGCAACGCAGGCAGGGGATACCAATTATTTTCCCGCTCCTGCAGTAGAGAAGACCATCCCGGTGGCAAAAGCTGCTCAGCAGATCAGTTTCCCCGCCATCGCCAACCAGTTGAGGACATCCATCCTGCAACCCGCTGCCAGCGCCAGCTCCGGGCTGCCTGTTGGATATCATGTGGCTTCCGGACCGGCAACAGTGAATGGCAATAGCATCAGCTTCAATGGTGAAGGGGAAGTGGTGTTGAAAGCTTTCCAGCAGGGGAATGAGAATTACCTCGCAGCCGACACGGTAGAACAGCGCTTCATCGTGTATGGCACAGAAAACAAAACGGAGAATTTCCGCCTCGTGATTGCGCCCAATCCAACCAGAGGTCCATTGACCGTTCTTATCCTGAACAGGAAATGGGATGCGCGCTATACTTTCCGGCTCTGTGATCATGCAGGCAGGGTGATCAGTTCCTGTATCATTGCCGGTAATAATGTAGCCAGCGTTGCTCACTTCAATCTCTCTGGCCAGCCCAATGGAATGTATTATTTGTATGCAACAAACGGACAGGAACAGATTGTCAGGATTATCATAAAGCAATAG